The nucleotide window CATTGGACCAAGAAGGGGAGTGATGGAGTGCTGCGTCAGACGACCTGGCCTCCACAACCACCCGACCTGAACCCACATGAGATGGTCTGGGATGAGCTGGACCGCAGAGTGAAGGCAAAGCAGCCAACAAGTGCTCAGCACCTCTGGGAACAAGACGGTTGGAGAACCATTCCAGGTGACGACCTCATGAAGCTGGTTGAAAGAAGGAAGTGTGCAAAGCTGTCATCAGAGCAAAAGGTGGCTACTTTGaagaatctaaaatataaaacatattctggTTTGTTTTACCCTTTTTGGTTTACCACATGATTCCATATGTGTTCCTTCATAGTTTGGATGTCTTCAATATTAATCTGCAATgtggaaaaaagtaaaaataaagaaaaaagcatTGAATGAGAAGGTGTGTCCAAACTTTTGACTGGTACTGTAAGTTCtggatcgagtgaatttaaatgaggtaTAAACTCTGACTGAGGGACTTTCCAGGTAAATGAGAAATCAacgatatgatatgatatgatatgatatgatatgatatgatatgatatgatatgatatgattgACTATTAAGCCCAAAGAAAATGCTTGTGCCAGTTTGATCGAAGATTAGAGCAACAATATACAACAGAGTGCAACGCAATAAAACAATTGAGTATTAATATAATGAATTAATATAAGTGatgataaaaaattataatataaagtattataagtaaaaatataaagtgtgtgCAGAGTAAATGTAGAACCGGTGCCCATAGAAATAACAATagtaataaagtaatttatgtGAGACAGTAAACTAATACTAAACTAATTACACTGATAACAGGAATAAGTCATATTGAATGTTGTCCTCCATCCTGCTTGTCCTCATCTGCACGGACTGTGTCACTTTCATGGAAAGTTGGATTGTGTAAAGCGTGGAAGGTATTTCTCAATTCACTTTACCAGATAACTGGCCTCAGGGCGAAATCTGACAAGAGACACAGGAAGACGTTGGCGAGGAACCcagaggagcggaggaggaaaGAGGCGCCCGCCCAGGCACGTGTGCCAATACTTTCCAGTCAATGAGCCGatcacactttcattttcacttgCACACCTGTATAAATGTACCTGCAGCTCTTCCCTtctcctcacagcagcagcttcactcacTCCTGAACAGAAGAGCCTCTGAACCCTGAGCTCACTCCTACGAAGACATGGCCTCTCGacttgctgcagctctgctcctgTGGGGGGCCTCATCTGCACTGGGTTTGCAGGAGgtaagacacagagagacaatgTTAGCTGCTcagattttagatttgaatgtATCATTGCATGCGTCTGTTTCATTTACCCCCAACCCCCAGTGAATtagattctctctctccctgcagctgaGGTTGCGGTGGATTGTTGTCTGAGCACCACGGACAAGTTTTTCCCGCTGATAAGGATTTCAACCTACACACTGCAGCAAGCCGGGGAGGGCTGTGACATCAGTGCTACTGTGtaagtatatttacacaatgtttACATGTATTCATTAGTCAAAGGGAAAAGTCACAGtactttgtttttcaatttcctTCCAGTAATGATTGTTTCCGTTTTCAGGTTCATTACGAAGACTAAAAACACCATCTGCATCGTCCACCCCAGCGAGTcgcacaagaaaaacaaatgggtGAAAGCTCACATTGAACATCTGGATAAAAATAGAAAGGCACAGAAGTAATGAGgtaaattacaaaatgaaaataaactttacaaacaaaaagtgCACAAAGCGTTTCTTGCATCTGCTAATGAGTCACTGCACATCTTGTTTTGCAGGCATGCGGAGAATGGACTCTCTGAAAAGATGACAGCTGAAGAACCAGATTCATTTCCATCTCTGTTCACAGACTGGGAGGATATTTATTTgagctttgttttctgtgatgcTGTAAATTGTCCCGCTTCAACTCATGTGCTCACCAATCTCTCATAGTCTCTTTGGGGTCGTTTATTTCAAAGTTAActaatattttttatcttttgtaacaacaacagctaaaatacttttattagACTTTAGTAAATCATAGTGCGACCCCGCTCTCTGTGCCTCTCGTCCTCCTGGGGGGTCTCGACCCCTAGATTGGGAAACCACTGCACTAGACGAGCAGAACAGCTGGAGGAGATCAGACTGAATGTTATTCAGTCATATTAATGAGGATGTATCGTGTGAGCCTCCATGACAGTGACTCCAGACACTGGTTTGATGTACAgttgtgtttcttctctgtaAAACTCATTTCATTCCCATATGAAAGTAGAAAGTTACGTTATTTGCTGTTTGAGAAAGAACTTGTACAAAGCATTGTGATgatttttgtattgtattattatttttacaataaagttTGGTATCAATCTCTAACGTCTAGTTGCCGACTTTCATTGAAACATCGTCACCTTGTTGCCGAGCAGCAGATATGAGCCCTGAGCGTGAAGCATGAATGAatcagctgctgctgagtttAATCTGAGtcatttgacaaaaacaagtctGACTCTTTAATTTATATGTATCTATAAATTGAACTGAATTCAAAACCTTTAATATAAttcactcttctttttcttcacattaaACTGTTGGTGAAATATGAGACTTCAGAGACAACAGGAAGTTCTTTCAGCCAGTTGACCTTCTCGTGTGTCCCCGAGCTCACAGTGTCCCCGAGCTCACAGTGTCCCCGAGCTCACAGTGTCCCGGCCAGTGTCCCGAGCTCACAGTGTCCCCGAGCTCACAGTGTCCCCGAGCTCACAGCTACAAGTGTTATACTGTGAGACGACCCCGGCTGCTGGACAGCATCCTGTGGAATTCTCCCACGATGCACGTGGGCTCTGACAGCGCAGCCAAAAAGCCCCTCAACCAAAAGCAAAAGTACTCGTGATGAGTAGTTTTGTTCTCACGGTTTAGGATTTCATTGCAACTGTTTTATTATGATGAAATATTACGGCCACACGGAGGTAAAAAAGAAATTACAGTCATAAAGTTACACACAAAGACTGTGAGAAGATCGGCGTCTCGCCTGCAGCATCTTGTCAACTTATACTTTAGGataagtttcacaaataatgaaacacttgatatttattcttgtaataatACAACTTTTTCCTCATTAGATTACAACCTAATTCTTGTAAtatcatgattttttttcattgaacTATGAATTTATTTCTCTCATGAGGaatttattcttgtaatattataactttttaaaattgaattacaactttattcttgtaatataaTGACTTTTTTCGTATTACattctgactttattcttggAACAATGCAACTTTTTCTCGTTAAATgacgactttattctcgtaatattataactttttaCAATGaaattacgactttattgtTGTAGCAATACTCTTTTGAAATCCCGTCTTTAGTCTTTTAATATTACGACTTCTGTCTCGTTAAATCACGACGTACTTCTCACTCTTACAGCCCCATAACCAAGATTTCTGGTGACCTCGAGCGTCTCGCTAAAGTCTTCTACCACCGTCCAGCTCCCGCTAACAAATGTATATCAATAATAAACTTCCATGTTGTTGACTCCACACTTGACATGTTTGCACGTCACGATGTTCTGCTCCGTCGGGACACCTAACCTCAACCTCGGGAAGAAACGAAACTCATTGTCCTCGTTTCAAACACTTGGCAGAATGTCCCACTTGGATCAGTTGCTCTCTGGAGTCCTGCCAGTTCTTTTCCCCCGCAGGCGAGAATGTTAATTTTTCCTGTAACTGCTTCAGCAGGGAAAATCCAAGAGAGTAAACACAGCGGGCAAACCTCCAAGGCGGTTTACAAGAAACGAGAAAGTTTCTCTGCAAAGGCTCCACAGGCTCTCAACCCGTTAGTTAAATATTTGCTCTGGTGATGCAATGAAGCCGTCAAAAATAAGTGAATGTGTTAGAGAGCAAATTAGATATTGGCGATTTTAGACATAAAGACACAACTGCTCATCACTTCCTCAATACAGACCCTCTATGCAAAGGTTGTGGAATCAGTTCCACTGCAGTCGCTGCCGTCGCTTGTCTTTCATATGGGAGTAAATCAACATGGGAAGTGTGAAATAATGCAAGTCGAGTTTGTtcttgctttgtgttttgttttgtttcatttctggTGAAACGACCGAGCCTGACCGACAGATTTATGAGAAGACAACCGTCACCAACAAGTTCCCTGCAAAGGATCCAGAGACGCAATCTTTAcctttatctttaaatctgatGACGTTTGTCTATTAGACTGCTTCACGGCCTGTTAGCCTCGAGCATGCCTtcaggctgcagctccttcCAACTGACCTGTCTGCTCCTGTCCCCGAGCCGATGGCTTCTACGGGATCCGGGTTCTGATGACGTCAAACCTGGGTGcttgtctggacattttcaagGGGTCCCCGGGAGGCCACCgcagaggacagaagaggacGTGGACGACATGGCTCCCGATGGAGACTCCGCTGACCAGAGCCAGGGGCAGTCGGCCACCTTGCCCACCCTTTTGCAACGCCCCTGCccagcaacacaaacaatgcCCTGGGAGGCCTGCAGCCGGATCATGAGATGTCCGTCCACACTCATGATTTGTCTTTTCCTTAGTCGTGGGTCCCTGCTGACATCTGTTCCTGAGCTCACAGGTGATGTCCTGCCTGCTCCTGTGTCAGTGGTGCCCGGGGGGGGGGTTCCCGACTTGACCCTCCAAGCCAATGTCTCGATCCCGTCCCACATCTCACCTATTAAGTGTTGTCTAGCTTATGATTTACTTGTACAGTGCAACTTATTGAAACATTTGTTATTCATGTACAAGTTCTCCAGGTGGGGATGGAAATCACAAACCTGACCTGATGGACTCACATTAGGGACTAGTGGTCACCGGAGGGTTAAATCAgagagtgttttctgtgtgttcacagattagtgtgtgtgtgtgtcacacgtTTCCTGTTACCTACAAGCAGCCGAGCCTGTTTGACAAAGGCTGGGAACTGATAAAAGAAACGAGAAGAGGGATTTTTCCCGTCTTGTTGGGAGGGGTCAAGACCTGAGTTGGACTTGACATGATGATGGAGGAGTGGCCTGtgattttaaaagtgaaacGAAGTGGACAGTGTAGTGTATATAAACACTGAGACACGCGTCCAATCTGTCACCACTGAGGCTCAGAGACGACTTCACCAGCTCAGCGACCAGACATGGCTCCGTGGGGTGACTCCAAACTCTTCTCCTGCTTCTGCATCCTCGTCATCACCTGCTACTGCACAGGTgagtctcttttcttttgttacaCGCTAACGCTTttatctcctcatctctccGAAGCAGTGAAATGACTCGTGAAATGGTCTTAAGTTGTGGGTTTACAGAGATAACAGGATGTAAATGATCCAAACAACTCGGCACGGCtccaaagagaagcagctgctTCCTTTTCCTTCAGTTCACACCGTGCACACACTAACTTTTAATCAGAGTAAAACCAGACAGAAATCAAATTTATTCCAATATGAAGAAACATATTTCTGAGTTAAGTACAATGcataaaatatgttaaaacattATGTAATAAGGATTATTACCTTTTAGTGCAAGAGAGCAAAGTAAACACAGTGAGGCTGCAGAGGGAAGCTGCCGGCGTTTCCCTCTGTTCAGTGGAACTGTAGGTGGAAGTTCAACATTCACTCTGAATTACAagtgacaatgtgtgtgtgtctgtgtcctgaCAATGTGCCCTTGAGCAAGTTGCTGACTCATTTCCTTCTCAGATTTTTGGAGCCACTACAGTATTTAGATAAATTGCTGGATCGGCTAATTATTGCAACTCTCTcaagatattttttaaaatgctttaaaatgctttttaaacaTTAGAGCAAggattgaaaaatgttttacttgcatttgttgtatttttaaactCTAACGATGCATTTTAATCCTTAATAATTAGCTTTTTACGAGGCAGAGGCCAAAGAATtagagaaaaacactgaatagAAGCTGCCAAATATATTCGAGTATGTTTTGAAACTGTGTGTTATGACCAATctcattaaaatacacacacacgcacacacacgcacagcagcGTACTTTAAACAACCTCATAAACAAAAGAGCTTCTGCATCTAAATATTGGTTGTATAAATGGTTTGTATATAATAACGTCAGCTTTGTGTGTCGCTTACAATGACTCTAACAGAAAGcggctcctcctctgtgttcacACGTTGTTGCGGTGGAACGACGACACCCTGAGCTCACAGAGGGACACAGCCATAAATCATCTCATAGGTTGAAAGTCAGAGCTGCCAAActcatctcctcttctttgtCCTTCAGTGACAGTCGCTCAGATCCCCATGGACTGCTGCCTGAGCGTCAAGAACAAGATGATAGAGAGACGACGGATCGTGGACTACAGTCTTCAGACCAGTGGACACGGCTGCTCTATCGATGCCACCATGtgagttcagttcagtcagGTTTAACATGTTTAACCAGCGGGGGGTTTCATCCACCTGACCTAAATGACCTGGTGTCGTTGCAGCCTGCTGACCATACGAGGCCGGAGGCTCTGTGTCCCCACCAACGAACCCTGGGTCCAAACAGTGATGAGCCACGTGGACCGCCAGAAGGCACGGTGCAAGGGAAGCTGCAAGGTACCCGCACTCAGCTGCTCTGACCTCACATCTCAaactaatgtttttaaaaaagctgcaaaCTAAAAAATTGTAGCACTGATtcatttattgtgtgtttggtttgttgaCAGAGCAAACGCGGGGCCCAAGGGAGGCgtgcttgacctctgaccccttcAGCCACCTTGACGACAACATCGGGCCTCTACGAGTCAGGGAGGAGACGCAGTGACTCAAAccaatttaaataataaatcattatattGAGAGGATCTTCTTATACTAAACAGCCATTTCTCTATTTTTGTAAAAAGTTTATGTTTGtaagatacatttttctttgagtggcaaaaatataaattaaaaattgagttttttttatacttttaaacattttattttgggcATTTTTCCAAGGAGTGTGGAATCGAAAaatgtgaatgagtgagtgtgtggctCATCAAACTGTGAACAACTGAACTACTCAGGCAGCTGCAGATTGTTGGAATGGATTCGAATGATTGTTGAacatttttcagaataaaacaagtttCCTGCCAATCCTGACAATGTCTCTGGTTCTTTGTTGGTGAAACTAAAGTaaataatctttattatttttctgtttggtttctttGAATCTCGTCCCTGCTGGAGATAAAATTTTATGTCTGTTACATAACCACATCGTGTCGTTCTTGGTTCATATCCCATCTGAGCCGTAGTTTTGAtataattctgctgacaaacaaaacaaagtgtgaaaaGCTCTGTGGAGTGTGTGTTGAGGACAAAAGACACAGGAGCCGCGCAGGTTTGTGATCACGTGAGCACTTTGTTATTGAACATCCACAGTAGTTTGATAAGGTCGTACACATCCTATATCctggacacagagagaagagcgGGGTCGCTGACGCTGAAGGTATTTACAGAGCGAGGCAGAGAGAAACCAGACGACTCACAACTCAAATCAAAAAGCTAATCCGTCTTCGCCTCCTCGTCTCTCTGGTGTCGTCACTTTCTTTCTGCTCCGACCACCAGCCGCGTCAACTCCTTATTTCCAGTCCGCAGGTTGTTAGCACTGAAACTAAAGCTTATACTTGCTTCCTgtatgaaacagaaaatgcatTAATAACATTTACACATATAGATCTATGGCAGAAATTAACCACTGAAgggtttaaatatatttacacttCAGCgagaattaaatattaaatcattttggTGAAGTtcaacgtttaaaaaaaaaaataaaaactgtacaaTAATGCAAccaagagaggaaaaacaaaaacaaaatggaagaaTTATATCCCATGTAAGTTTTTCAAAAACTACACaagcattcatttatttaataaatgtacattgatttcacctgtttttaaatgtgtaatatgTTTGGACCGGGCGTCTGTTCACACTCTATTGCCTTAAGTTGTACTTTTCTCTCAACTCATTAGGAACCTAAGGCCACATTTGACACCGTGTACGTCCGAGCACAGGACCGCCCGTAGAGCCGCCGTCACAGACCGTGCTGGGGTTTAACCTCTCGACGTCAGAAGAGATCAACGCCTTCTGTTTCTTCACTGTACTCTGAAGTCCAGAATAAACATCAGCTTAGATGcatgtgtaaaataaactgtaacGTCAAGACGAATGTTTGGGCCTCAAGCGCTTTAAGGCATAAATAAGATCACCGACCCCATTTTTCTAAATGCAAAAAAGTAATTAgcaatactttaaaaaaaaacaaaacagaatcacACTCGGCTGGCGTACCTGTCACTCACCGATAATTTCAACTGATAATTTCTTGccagcttttccaggattaacAACTCTAGCTTAAATTGCTTGGGACTTGATGGAAATggcaaaaaaatgtttcaatgttaaaaggaagttaaagaaaaatcctggatcggCCCCTAAAGTGAGTTCTTCCTCGTTccatccttccagcaagtttcgAGGACACGTGTTCAGTAGTTTAACAGACGGGGGGgaaacacaacatccttggcggaggtgGAAAGACATCTCCGCTGCTCATTGGACGTGTCCCCCTGTTTTCTGTCCATTTAGATACTGGCAAATTagcatttacaaaaaaaaagaccgACTGATCAAACTGCACCGAAGCATTTGGCTCGTTCGTGTCTTCAGATTAGATTAGAGATCAGATTTTAGGGGAAATAGAGAGTTTAAATGCACCAAAACCACATCAGCCATTTGCTCAACCCAGCTacaagcagagaggaagagaaaacatccATCGCTTCTTCTCCAAAGCAACAGGAGCAGTGATCGGGGACGACAGATGGGGAATGAAAAAACGTTTTCACTTGAGTTAAACAGGCGTCTGAAAACACCGCAGCGAGGTTTTATCCTCTATCCAGaatcataataataagaatTTGCCCGAAAAACAAACACGTCTGCAGAGGTGGAACAAGTTTTGCTTTTACATCAACCACCTTAGATCTTCCCcgaaaaaaaagtaaaaagaataaGGATTCGCCGATTCTACGTGAATTAAAGTCGTCAGTCGGCACGAAGCAAGCGACGGGACATCGAACCAAACTGTGTTCAGAGTGCGGCACAGCGCGGTGAAAGTAAAGACGGTACGGCAAAGTGCGGCTAGGCGTGGTGCAGAGCATATATATATCATACGTGTGTCGGCCCTCCGTGTTTAGTTGGAAGTAAAGATGGATGTTGTTCACACGGGTTTTTAAACTTGTGTCACTGCTGAGAGAGAAGAGCGTCTTCCAGAGTCTTTGGGTTTGGTTTCTCGTCGGGTCTTTTGGTTGTTTGGATGTATGCATGCGTACTTGTCTCGGATGAAGCCTTGGAGTAGACGTGAGTTCGTGTTTGAGGCTGCATGCTTCCCTTGCATATGTCTGTACAACGTTTGAACAATCGtcatatgtttattttcagttttccctttttcaaaaagcagatttttttaacGCGTGTCCGGAGCTGTTTGCCTTTCGTCTTTGACTTTATTCCCGTCTCGGCTGCGGCTCAGCAGAGGCCAGCGGCGTCCCGGCTGTCGTCCATGCTGTTCAGGGTGACGTAGATGATGGGAACCAATCCCCGCGTGGAGCCCAGGGAGCAGAGCAGCCAATCGGGATCGGCTTTGCTCAGGACCAGCAGGACGTCGCCCTTGCTGAAGCTCAGCTGTCCGGGCTCGGTGGCGATGTGGTGGCAC belongs to Hippoglossus stenolepis isolate QCI-W04-F060 chromosome 9, HSTE1.2, whole genome shotgun sequence and includes:
- the LOC118115006 gene encoding C-C motif chemokine 19, with the protein product MAPWGDSKLFSCFCILVITCYCTVTVAQIPMDCCLSVKNKMIERRRIVDYSLQTSGHGCSIDATILLTIRGRRLCVPTNEPWVQTVMSHVDRQKARCKGSCKSKRGAQGRRA